CCACCTCCGCCGAGGCCCTGCGTCATGCGCTGCAACCGCTCAACCTGGGCGACGTGACCATCCAAGATTTCGGCCAGGTCGGCTATCAGTACTTGGTACGCTTCGAGAAGGTCAGCAACCTCAAGAATTTCCGTAGCCTTTTGGTTACCGCCCTGGATAAGGGCTACGGTCCTGGCGGGGCCGAGGTGCTGCGGGTAGAAAGCGTCGGCGCACGAGTGGGCAAGGATTTGCGGCGCGACGCGATCGGGGCGGTGGTGGTCGCTACCATCTTCATGGGGGTCTTCATCGCCTGGCAGTTCCGCAACGTGAGCTGGAGCTTCGGCACCGGTGCGGTTATCGCCTTGATTCACGATATCCTGGTCGTAACCGGGGCCCTGGTTATCGCCCAGTTGCAGTTCGACCTGACCACCCTGGCGGCACTGCTCACGGTAATCGGCTATTCGGTCCATGACACGATCATCGTCTCCGACCGGATTCGCGAGGATGCGCTTAAGCGGCGGCGAGAAAGCCTGCCCGTGATCATGAATCGGGCGATCAACGAGACCCTCTCACGCACGATCCTGACTTCGGGGGTAGCGATCGTGGTGTTGA
The DNA window shown above is from Candidatus Binataceae bacterium and carries:
- the secF gene encoding protein translocase subunit SecF encodes the protein MALQLIPPDVNVDFVGKRKFFVLLSTAINIIALLLLIFRGLNYGVDFAGGTVVQIRATRPTSAEALRHALQPLNLGDVTIQDFGQVGYQYLVRFEKVSNLKNFRSLLVTALDKGYGPGGAEVLRVESVGARVGKDLRRDAIGAVVVATIFMGVFIAWQFRNVSWSFGTGAVIALIHDILVVTGALVIAQLQFDLTTLAALLTVIGYSVHDTIIVSDRIREDALKRRRESLPVIMNRAINETLSRTILTSGVAIVVLIVLLALGGPILRPSAFTLLVGFITGTYSSIYIAGPVVLFWESRVKIKALPRAA